In Levilactobacillus brevis, the genomic window TGGACGTTCAGCTTTAGTTACGTTGGTGGACCGTAAATCACGTTACTTACTATCTCAACGAGTTTCCAAAGTAAACGCCAAGAACGTTACACAAGCTATGATTGACTTATTGCATACTGTGACGCCCAAACGAGTTCGTACGCTTACGCCGGATCGTGGGACTGAATTCGCAAGATATCGTGAAGTTAGTCAAGAGCTAGGTATTCCGGTCTATTTTCCAGATCCACACGCACCACAGCAACGGGGAACTAACGAGAATACAAATGGTCTTATTCGTGAGTATTTCCCAAAAGGAACTGATTTAGATCAACTCACTGACCAAGATATTTGTCAGTTCATTGAAACATTAAATAACCGACCACGTAAGGTCTTAGGCTGGAAGAGTCCATCAGAAATTTTCTTTGGAATAAAGTTGCGCTTGACTTGACAATTCGTCACCAATAAAATGGTTTCTTTCCGTTGCCGCCTTGCCGTTCGCAAAATATGAGCTGGAACGCGGTGGGGACGCGTCGAGCCTGAGGAGCGGTCTTGACGCTCGCTTGGAACCACCAAAGTCCGGTGTTTCCAAGTCGCCATTCTCTAAGAAAAACACTTAGAAAATCCCACGGCTGAGTAGTGGATATCCATTCTATTGAATGCGCCTCACACGAGTGACTGTAAGCGTGGTGGGACTGACCACCTCGCCGGAGGAGGCCAGTAATGGAGCCAGCCGTGACAACGGTGTTAGCTGGCGTTCTTGGCCAGCTTAGACCGTGGGACGACTTGGGAGACTTACGGGGTGTGTAAGGCTTCCAAGCGAGGCGGAAGCCCGTTCTTTGGCTGAATCCGGTCCCCACAGCAGGCGGAATTGCTGGCTGCCGCAGGCCACGTTGTGGGTAAGGCGGATGTACAACTACAGTTGCCAGAACAACACACCATTTAAATGAAGTAAACAAAAAAAGTTAAAGAACAAGGAGGCCAGTCAGATGGCATATTACACAGTCGGGACCATCGTCAACACGCACGGCATCAAAGGGGAAGTTCGCGTGGTCGCCATCACCGATTTTCCAGAGAGTCGGTTTGCGGTCGGTTCCACGCTCTACGCCTTTCAAAAGGGACAGAGCCAGCCGGTTAAGCTCACGGTCGCTTCCGAACGGCCCCATAAGAACTTCTATCTATTGAGTTTTGCGGGTAAGCCGTCGATTAACGATGTGGAAATCTATAAGCAGAGCACGCTGAAGGTCACCGATGACCAGTTGAAAGACGACCAACTCCAACCCGGTGAATATTACTATCATCAGATTGTCGGCTTGGACGTCGTGACCGAAGACGGCGAGAAGCTGGGAACGATTAAAGAAATCTTGTCGCCGGGCGCCAACGACGTGTGGGTCGTCGACCGGCCGGGTAAGGACGACTTGCTCTTGCCCAAGATTGACCAAGTCGTCAAAAACGTTGATCTGGACCAGCACCAGGTCACGGTAGAATTGATGGAGGGACTCGAGTAATGCGAATCGATGTATTAAGTTTATTTCCCGATATGTTTTCCGGCCCGATGCACGACTCCATCGTGGGTAAAGCCATTGAAAATGGCCATCTGACCATGCCTGTCACGAACTTTCGGGACTATTCGACCAACAAGCACGGCAACGTGGATGACTATCCATTCGGTGGCGGCGCGGGGATGTTGCTACAACCCCAACCGATCTTCGATGCCGTGAAGGCTACGCAAGAACAGGCCGCGGCCGAGGGGTTACCCAAGGGACGCGTTATCCTAATGGACCCTGCTGGCGTGACCTTTAATCAGCACGTGGCCGAAGAGTTTGCCCACGAGGAACATTTAACCTTCCTGTGTGGCCACTACGAGGGCTATGACGAGCGGATTCGCTCACTCGTGACGGATGAGGTCTCCTTAGGGGATTTCGTCCTGACGGGGGGCGAATTGGCCTCGATGGTCATGATTGATGCTACGGTGCGCCTCTTACCCGGCGTGCTGGGCAACGAAGAATCTGCGCCCGGAGATTCCTTTTCTTCCGGTCTGCTGGAATACCCGCAATACACGCGACCAGCCGATTTCCGCGGCATGAAGGTGCCGGATGTCCTCATCAGCGGTAATCACGGCAAGATTGATGAATGGCGGCAAAAAGAAGCCCTACGGCGGACCTACACGCGTCGGCCGGACCTCATCGACCATAGTAAGCTGACCAAGGAACAGAAACATTTACTGGCGGACGTTCGGATTGAAGAGGAAGAGCGTCAGGCCGCTGAACAGGAGTCAAGAAAATAACCTTTACAGGCATTTCGAGATATGATACACTTACTTTTGGCTGTTTAGCCACAAAAACAACATTCCGCTGTCGAAACTGAGAATGAGTGTTGGCGAAAGGATAGAATTAATTATGCGCCAAAATACTTTAATTGCTAAGATCAACCAAGAACAATTACGGGACGATGTTCCAGACTTCCGTGCCGGAGACACTGTTCGGGTTCACGCCCGGATCGTCGAAGGTACCCGCGAACGGATCCAGTTGTTCGAAGGTGTCGTAATCAAGCGTAAGGGTGCTGGCATCCAAGCAACTTACACGGTACGTAAGATGAGTAACGGTGTCGGTGTGGAACGGATCTTCCCATTACACTCCCCACGTGTTGCTAAGATTGACGTTATTCGTCAAGGTCGTGTACGTCGTGCTAAGCTGTACTACCTCCGTGAACTTAACGGTAAGGCAGCGCGGATCCCAGAACGCCGTCGCAACTAGTTACAGATCAAAGACCAATCACTTCGGTGGTTGGTCTTTTTCTGTGACAAAATTTGTATCGGATTGTATTCATAAAGGCACAGTCGTTGCTGTGAAACGCCTAAAGTAAAAACAGAGTTGAAGATTTAAGCCAGTGTCATAAAGTTTAAAAGGCAAGACAAAGCAGACCAACCAGTGAGGTTATCACCGATTGGTCTGCTTTTCTTTACTATAGGCGTTAGGAATGCGAATCCCTTTAAAGATTAGTCTCGCGAGTCATCGATTGCCGTTGCATGGGGCCGCATGAGCTTGAACCCAATCAGCGCGCCGCCAATCAGAATGATGACGACGGCGGCGGTAATCCCCATGGTCAGAACCGCGGAGCTAATGCCGGTCCCACTGAGGGCTTGCGTCAGTCCTAGGTTGGCGTACGTGACTGGTAGGAACTTCGCCAGCGGGGCGTAGAGCGTCTTCACGGTTTGAACCGGGAAGATGCCGTTGGCGACGCAGAGCTGTAAGAAGAACAGGACACCGATGACCAGAACGGCCAGACGACCGATGAAGAACCGCAGCACGAGTTCAACGACAAGGACGGCTAGGGCGAAGAGTCCGGTTAAGGCCATGAAGGTAAACGGTTGGGCCGCATGGAGCATGATGGCCATGCCGGCACTGGTAATCAGGGACTGTAACAGGACCCAGCCCGTTAAGTTGGCCAATTGCCGTGGCGTGTGTAGCTGTTTACGATAATCGAACCAGACGACTAAGCCGGTCAGCCCCAGGAAGGTTAAGAGCGAAACCACAAATGGTGCGATGGCGTGGCCGAAGTTTGGCACGTAACTGAAACGCTCATGAGCCAAGGTAGAGGCCGAGGCAAACATATTGGCCGTTTGGGTCGTCAATGGTGTGGCCTTCACCTGCTTGGCGCCGCCTTGTAAGGCCGTGGCTAGTTTACCGTTGCCTCGTTGGAGCTGTTGGGTGCCCGCCATTAGCTTAGGGGTGTTGGCGGCTAACTTCTGCGAACCAGTCGATAGTTGGTTGACGCCAGCGACTAGTTGGGGAGCCTGCTGATTCAGGGATTGGAGCCCACCACTGAGTTGCGTGCCGCCGTTGGCCAACTTTGAAACACCGGCAGTCAAAGCCGGAACTTGACCGTTGAGCTGGCTCAAGCCGTTAGACAATTGGTGGGTTCCCGTGGTCAGCCGGCCAGCGCCAGCGACCAACTGGCCCATGCCACCGGTTAAGGCGGGGAGCTGACCGTTTAAAAGGTCCAATCCGTTGGTAAGCGTGAGTGACCCATTGAGGAGTTGTGTCACGCCACCAGTTAGGGCCGGTAACTCACCTTTGAATTTAGCGGTTCCACTCGCCAGTTGTTGGGAGCCGCTGACCAGTGCCGGACCGTTGGTGGCGAGTTGCTGACTGCCGGCAAGCAATTGCTGCACGCCAGTGGTGAAAGCTGGAACCTTTTGATTGACCTGTGTTAAACCGCCGGCCAATGTTTGGGTGCCGCTAACGAGGGTGCCGTACTGCTTGACGAGGGCGTCGTCATTGGTGTTAACGGCACTATTGAGTTGGTTTAGTGCTTGATTTTGCTGGGTCATCGCGCCCGTGATATTGGTGAAGAGCGTCTTGAGTTGCTGGGCGTCTTGCATGACCTGTAGCAGAGCGGTCGAAGGCGTCGTCTTGTCGGTTGGGGCCAAAGCCGCTACCTCACGTTTTAACGTGTCGACTGTCTTTGACGTGGTTGACGTACTTGGCGTGGCCGTGGCACTCGCTTGGGCGAGCTCATTGGCGGCCGCCGTGACGGCTGACTTGGCAGCGGTCGTGTTCGAACGCGTTGTGGTGGTTGGCTGACTTTGACCGGCATTCGCTAAGGCTGAGGTCATGGCAGTCTTCTGCGCCGCGGTCATCTTCGTTTCCTTGGCCACAGTGGCAACCTTGGCGTCGATTTCGGCTTGGGTCATCCCGGTCGAGTGCGAGGCTGCTTGGGGCTGATCCAACTGGGCGACCGCCGTTTTTAATTTTGTCGCCGCCTGTGAGACCTTGGGGGTACTGGTCGAGGTTGCGGTGTCTTGCAGCTGGGTCAGCGTGGCTTGGACGGCCTGCACTTTGGCGGACGATGCGCTACCATTGGTGAGCGTGCCGGCTAAAGTCGCTAAATCCGTTTGAAGTTTCTGCTGTAACCAATCGCCTTGGGTTTGCAGGGTGGCGGTCCCGCTAGCGGCTTGGTCCTTTAAGCTAGTCATGGCGGTTCCCAACCGGTTGACACCGGCCTGTCCCGCGGCCACTTGACTGGCTAATGATGAGGAACCATCGCTTAACTTAGAGACGGCATCGGCTAGCGTTTGACCATTCGTGTCCAGCTGTTGTAAGCCCGTGTGGACCTGATAGACGCCGTTGACGTATTTGGTCGTGCTCGTGGCCAGCACTTGACTGCCATCGGCCAGTTGGACCACGCCGGAGGCCAGGGTACCCGTCTGGCGATTGAGCTTTTTCAGTCCGGCCGTGACCTGCGCGGAACCGTTATTTAACCGGTTAACGCCACTGGTCAGGGGAGATGTCTTGGTGGTCAGTTGCTGCAGACCGCCGGCTAACGTTGAAGAACCGGTTGAAACTTGGTTAGCCCCGGCGGATAGCTGGGCAACCCCGCTGGCTAACGGTTGGGTTTGGGCCTGCAGGGTCCGCAGCCCGGTCGACAACTGATCGGCGCCCGCGGACAGGCGGTGAACCCCTGTTGGCAATTGCTGAACTTTCGTGGTCAGTTGAAGTAAGCCGTTGTTAATTTTGTTGACGCCGGTCGTGTAGGTATTCATCCCGTCTGCCAGCGTGACGGTTCCATCCTTGAGTTGCGTGGCCCCGTGGGCGGCCGTTTGAAAACCGCGTCCGCTGGCTTTGATCTGGTCAAACATACTCAGTGCGTAGGCCTTGGTCACGGCCCGTTTGACGGCGGAATTTAATTCCGCGGCGCCCGATTGGCTGATAATCTCACCGATATAGTTCAACGAGTCGTTGGTTTTGTAGGCGAGGCGCATCTTTTGGGGATGACGAGAGGTCACGGTCGTGGCGCGCTGTGAGAAGTTAGCGGGGATGGTAACGACGGTATAATACCGATTGTGACGCATGCCCGTGGCGGCCTCCTTGGCGGAAAGGAACTTCCACCCCAACTTGTGATTATGCTTGAGTTGATGCACAACCTGTTGGCCCACCGCCAGGCGTTTGCCTTGGTAGGTAACCGGGCGATCCTCATTCACGACGGCTACCGGTAACTGACCGGTCTGGCCGAACGGGTCCCATAGCGAATGGATGACCAGTCCGGCACAAACCACGGGCAGGACCAATCCGGCGGCTAGGGCACCACCAGTTAACAACTTATGTTTCATTCTCCACACTCCTCAATAATGACTTAAAATGTATATGGCATGTCACATTATAATGCAAGACCTATCACTAATCTGCGTTCACCTCAATAAATTAGTATATGGCATGTTGCATTTATACTAAAAAATTGACTGAAAATTCAGCCATATTTTGGAGTCTACTCGTCTAGGATTTAGATTGCAAGGCTTAGCTTTTTGATGAAAGCCCATTCAAGCCTGAATTAGTTGGGTATCTGGCCAGATGTTTTTTTTCAGTGGAGAGCGGGAAATGGGGGGGAAATCATGAAAAAAACGTCTATTTTGATTAAAATTTTGATGATTTTAGTCTTACTAACGATGACGAAGGTGATTATAGTTTTGTATATTTGGGATGAGGCGATGATTATTATTCAGAGGAAACTGTGCAATAAGACTGAACGATCAGGCTTCACTTTAGCGTAAACGTTTACCCCAATGCCATTCTTTACCCGACAAACTGCTAATGAGTTGAATAGTCGTTATTCACAGCCGTCAGCAATTTCCAATGCAGGGCACGCACGTAATCTTGCAGAAACCAAACGTACGCACATTCAGCAGGAAAAGAAGTTACCGCAAACGGGACAAAAGAATGAGAACTTCCTGATTTATTTAGGAGAAGTACTGTTGGCATTATTGGCTGTACCATTTGTCTTCCGTCGTCGGCACTAGTGAATGATGTAAGGTGACAGTCGTCATTAGACTAGAAATGCCTTAGTGTCTGGCCAACCGATGTTGAAGAAAATTTGAGAGGTTCAATCCGTTTATGAATTGGGCCTCTTTTTTGAACGATAATTACACGCGTTGTATTTTGTTGTCGACATTCGCTACCAATCTTATTTTGGCTCCATTTGCAGCGACCTATGCGGGTTCCCGAGGTATCAGTACCAAGTTTCACCGAAATAAGCCTTGACGAATCAGACTTTATCGTGTATAGTTACTTCTTAGAGTTTAAGAGATGCTAATAAAGAGATTCAGAGAAATTGTTTAGCAAGCCGGAGTTTCTTAGATTTGAAAGTCGCTCGCCCATTCGTAGGAATGGCGGGCGATTTTTTTTGTGCCTCTACTTATTACTAATGTATTTTTTACTCATTTTGTTGCAGGTTTTGACCCAATAAAATAAAAAATCGTTTTATCCCATCACTCGTTCAGCCATCAATTAATTTGGTTAGATACTTCCTTAAGCCAGTCTCCCAGATTGGTTTTCACCGGGGACTTCAGTATGATGGACGGGAAAGAGGGGGAATGTGACATGTCCAAGACAGCGGTGCGACTCACAATTGAAGTGGTTGGTGGCTTGATTGTTTCGGCAGGCTTGCTGTCGTTGATTATCTCGAGCACTTACGCCTACGTTCATGCGTCCGGCGTGACCCACTACACCTTAAATCTATTGGGGATGCCCTTCTTCCACATCAGGCACGTCGCCGGGCACTTTAGCGGACAGACGGATGCCATGGGCATGGGTGTGGTTTGGCTAGTGGCGACGGTGGGCATCTTGGTCTTAGGCGAGTTGCGCCACCGGTTAGTCACCCATCGGTGGTTGTAGGGGGGCGATGCGATGCGGTTAACGACACAAAAACTCACTGGGGTGGGGATGCTGATTACGCTGGGCATCGTTTACGGCGATATTGGCACCTCGCCCCTTTACGTCATGAATGCGATTATCGATCAGGCGGGCCGGCACGAGTTGGCCACGATGACCCCCGTCATGCTGGGGAGTATTTCACTGATTTTTTGGACATTAATGTTGATTACCACGGTGAAATACATTCTGTTGGCGATGCGCGCCGATAACCGGCATGAAGGCGGCATTTTCGCCCTGTATGCGTTGGTTCGCAATCATGCCAAATGGCTGATCTTTCCGGCGCTAATTGGCGGGGCGGCTTTATTGGCCGACGGGACGTTGACGCCCGCGGTGACCGTGACCTCGGCGGTTGAGGGCTTGAAGAACCAGACGTTTGGGGCATTTCATTTCGGTGACGCGCAGGGCTGGGTCTTGCTGGTAGTCACGGGGATTCTAGTCGGTCTCTTTCTGGTCCAGCGGTTGGGAACCCAGCTCATCGGCTGGTCGTTTGGGCCCCTCATGTTGATTTGGTTTAGCTTCATCGGCTTGGTGGGTCTGTACAATTTGGCGGCCTATCCGGCGATTCTTCGGGCTCTGTCGCCGACGTACGCGCTGGCTTTTCTGGTGAGCCCCGAGAATCGGCAAGGCATCTTCATCTTGGGAAGTATCTTTCTGGCCACAACCGGTGCGGAGGCCCTGTATTCGGATATGGGGCAGGTCGGCAAACGCAACATCTACGGGACCTGGCCGTTTGTCTATCTGATGTTGATGCTCAGCTATCTGGGCCAGGGAGCGTGGATGATTCGCCACGCCGATGCGCCGGGCGTCAATCGGTTGGTCAACCCTTTCTACGCGATGGTGCCGGCCAACTGGCGGCTGTTTGCGATTGGCATTGCAACCGTGGCGGCAATTATTGCGTCACAGGCCCTGATTACCGGGTCCTATACGCTGGTGCATGAAGCCATGGGCCTCAAGCTCTTGCCGCGATTGCGTATCAAGTTTCCGGGCAATGAAATTAGCCAGCTCTACATTTCAACGGTTAATTGGCTCCTGTGTGGCGTCACGTTGAGCATCGTCTGGTTCTTCCGGACCTCGAGTAACATGGAGGCCGCCTATGGTCTGGCGATTACGATTACCATGCTGATGACGACGCTGCTGTTGCACGCGTTTCTGCGGCAACGGGGACATCGGCTGGTGGCGACGGTCTTCGTGAGCGCGTTTGGCCTGCTGGAAAGTCTCTTCTTACTGGCGAGTCTGGCCAAATTCGTCCACGGCGGGTACGTGACGCTATGTTTGACGCTGGTCATTCTCACCGTCATGGTGTTCTGGTATTACGGCAATCAGCGACGCAGTGCCCATGTGGAGGAGTCCGAACGCGTCTCGCTATTGGATTTTCTACCGCAGTTAACGGCGTTGAGTCGTGACGATCAGGTGCCGCTGTTTGCGACGAATCTGGTTTACGTGGGTCGGGTGACGCCGGATCATGAGATTAAACGAGCGGTGGTCTACTCGATTCTGGACCAACAGCCGAAGCGGGCGACGGTCTACTGGTTTGTGACGGTCAACGAGGCCGATACGCCGTATGAATGCAGTTATACCGTGGAAACGTTAGGAACGGATAACGTGATGGACGTGCAGCTGTACCTGGGCTTTAAGAAGCCCCAGCGCTTAAATGTCTACCTCCGTCAGATTGTCAATGACTTGTTGGCAACGGGGGTCTTGCCGGATCAGACACCGCGCTATTCGAGCGAGCCAAGGCGGCAGGTCGGTAACTTTAAATTTGTCATCCTCAATCAACAATTTCAGGATTTGGGTGCCCAAGATGATTTGCCGGCGGGGGATCGATTGCTGATTGGCGGTCGGCTCCTGCTGCAGCGGGTCAGCCTGTCACCTCAGCACTGGTACGGCTTGGAATTTAGCGACGTTGTCGAGGAGCGGGTGCCCTTATTTATTGGACATGCGCCGGATCGGACGTTGCGGCGACGGTAAGGCGGCCAGTACGCGACTAACATATTATAGTGGATGGCGTCCTTGTCACACTACGGATTCTAGCTGTTTTATAGCTTTCAACCTTTAGGCTTGAATCAAATTTAGCCGAAAAAAAAGTTCCCAGACATAATGCCTGAGTGAAGTGAACCCCATAAATTGGAGTGAATTTCTAAGCTACTAATTGGCTGGCATGTTCCCGGTATTTTACCGGGGACATGCCGGCCAATTTTGTTTTTATCCGGTGGTAATTGTAATAATCTACGTATTCGGTTATTGCTGCCGCAAGCTCTTGATAACTGCTATAACTGTGATTATGAACAGTCCCTACCTTGAGAATGTGGAAAATACTCTCTGCTACGGCGTTATCAAGGCATGTGGCCTTGCGGCTCATGCTTTGAAAGACTCGAGCTTCTTTGAGAATACTGATATATCGACAGTTCTGGTACTGGAATCCTTGATCCGAGTGAATAGTCATTCGATAAGGCACTTTGGGTCTTCTTACTATAAGGCGTTCTAAGGGATCAGTGACGAATTTAACTGTTGGATGCTGACTAATTGCCCACTCAAGAATTTCTCCGTTATAAAGATCAATGTAGGCAGTGAAGTATGCACGTTCATTGACGGTCTGATGACCCCAACGCACTTCGGTGACATCAGTCACGATTTTTTGAAAAGGGCGATTGGTCTTAAAGTTGCGGTTTAGACGGTTTCTAGCGATTTTACCGACAGTACCTTTATACGAGTTGTACTTCTTTGTTTGCCGTTTAAAGGCAGTGCACAATAAATTATTTTCGCGCATGATTCTCAAAACCGCCTTATGATTGACCAGTATGCCTTTATTCCTAAGTGCTAAGGTTACAGTGCGATAACCATAGTCTGGATTGTTTTGTCGAATCTTTTTGACCTCTTCAACTAACGTTGAAGAGGTGTTTTGATACTTACGATGACAAGCATCATGATAGCTACTGCTCGACATCTTGGCCGCTTTCAATACCACAACTAATTTGACGTTGAATTTACACCTTAGCTCAGTGATTAGCTGGGCTTTTTCTTGGTTTGAGATTTTTTCTGTGCTAAGGCTTCGAGTTTTTCCAAGTAGGCTACCCGAATGCGTAAAATTTCATTCTCTTCTTGAAGTTGTTTGAGTGTTTTAGAATCCTTTGATTTGTCTGTCACTTTTAAAGACCGTCCTTTGAATGGCTTCAAACGTCCTTCAATCAGCTTTCGCTCCCAATCCCATATTGTAACTGGGTTCTTTAGGCGGAAGTGGCTTGCTGTAGCTGGATATGAGGCATGATGAGTCTGTCGCCATTTGATGACTTTAATTTTAAAGGAATAGTCGTAAAAAGTCTTCTCTGAATGGTTCTCCAAGCCCGGAATACCAAACAATTTAAAATTGGCTAACCATTGATAAATGGTCGCGGAGCCTTTGATCCCATACTCTTGCATTAATTTTTGTGGCGATTTTCCTTGAAGATATTTAGTTAAGACTTGTTGTTTTATTTTAGCTGAAAACATAGTAAAACCCCTCGAGTTGGATTTACTCCAATTCGAGGGGTTCACTTCAGAGAACTTTTTTAAAATCATGATTAATCTTCGTCGTTCGCCGTGGCATTCTCCTTAGCCGACCGCTTCTCAGCGTTACGGTAGAAGATCCAAGCGACGGCTCCGAAGAAGATGGGGCCGATAATCGTCCAGAAGGCGGTCTTGTAATCGGCGTCCAGGATTGGTTGGAGGCAGGTAAAGACGATGCCGGCAATCAGAACCAAGAGCACGATACCCACGATGATATTCGTGAAGACCTTGTTCTTGTAGACCACGAATGGCCGTTCCAAGTCCGTCCGTTTCTTGAAGAAGGGGAAGGCCCCAATCAAGAAGAGGTACGGTGCCGACGTGGACACGTTGGCCATGTTAGTTAAGATTTGGTAGAATTCCTTGGCAGCGGAGCCCCCGAAGGAAACAAAGAAGATGAAGACGGCAACGACGGTGGCTTGAATCCACATGGAGTAAGCCGGCACGCCAGCCTTGTTGAGGCGCGTCATCTTCTTCGGCCATAATTTTGGTGAAGATCCTAAGATAAAGGATTTCAGTGGCGAGTAGACCAGCACGAAGAAGGACCCCAGGTAAGCCATGAACATACTCAACCCGGTTAACCGCGCTAAGACGTCCCCAATCAACACGGAAGTCCCGTGAGAGAGGTTTAGGGCGTGTCCCATGACCAGCCCCAAGTTATTCATCAGTACATAAGTAATGTTCCCCAAGTTAACGGAACCACTACCGAGGACGTCATGCCAGTTGGCACTGATCCCCCAAAGGAAGATGGACAGGGAGTAGGCGATGGTGATGGTAATCGTGGAAATGATCAGCCCCTTAGGAAAGGTTTTTTCCGGTTTATCCATACTATCGGTGATCCCGCCCATGGATTCCATGCCGGCGTAAGCAAAGACGGCATAAATCACGAACGACAGCAGGGCCATCGGGGACTGGAATTGCGGGTTCGGTGAGGCGATGAAGCTGTGTAAGCCGTTGACTGGTTCGGCGAGTTGACCGCCGTTTAAGAACCAGATCAGGATGCTGGCGATGAAGAACAGGATGGTCAGACCCATTACGAAGATTCCACCCAATGAGGAAATCTTGGCGATGGAGCTGACACCGCGAGTAGCGAAGAAGGTGACCGCTAAGATCCACACGATCCCGAGAATCCCGATGGTTTGCGTGGAACTCAAGCCTAGAATTCCCCAGGTCTGCGTCTGGTCGCTCCCGGAAATCAGGGTTGATAGTGGAATCCAGACCTTTGTGGACGTGGACAGCATCCAGATGATCCATGAGGACAGCCAGATGAAGGTTCCGATAAAGGCCATCTTTTCACCGATGGATTCGGCTAGCCAGGAGTAGATTCCCCCCTTGGCCTCCTTAAAGGTGGACCCGTATTCTGCCAGCAT contains:
- a CDS encoding LlsX family protein codes for the protein MSKTAVRLTIEVVGGLIVSAGLLSLIISSTYAYVHASGVTHYTLNLLGMPFFHIRHVAGHFSGQTDAMGMGVVWLVATVGILVLGELRHRLVTHRWL
- the trmD gene encoding tRNA (guanosine(37)-N1)-methyltransferase TrmD, translating into MRIDVLSLFPDMFSGPMHDSIVGKAIENGHLTMPVTNFRDYSTNKHGNVDDYPFGGGAGMLLQPQPIFDAVKATQEQAAAEGLPKGRVILMDPAGVTFNQHVAEEFAHEEHLTFLCGHYEGYDERIRSLVTDEVSLGDFVLTGGELASMVMIDATVRLLPGVLGNEESAPGDSFSSGLLEYPQYTRPADFRGMKVPDVLISGNHGKIDEWRQKEALRRTYTRRPDLIDHSKLTKEQKHLLADVRIEEEERQAAEQESRK
- a CDS encoding LPXTG cell wall anchor domain-containing protein yields the protein MPFFTRQTANELNSRYSQPSAISNAGHARNLAETKRTHIQQEKKLPQTGQKNENFLIYLGEVLLALLAVPFVFRRRH
- a CDS encoding KUP/HAK/KT family potassium transporter; protein product: MRLTTQKLTGVGMLITLGIVYGDIGTSPLYVMNAIIDQAGRHELATMTPVMLGSISLIFWTLMLITTVKYILLAMRADNRHEGGIFALYALVRNHAKWLIFPALIGGAALLADGTLTPAVTVTSAVEGLKNQTFGAFHFGDAQGWVLLVVTGILVGLFLVQRLGTQLIGWSFGPLMLIWFSFIGLVGLYNLAAYPAILRALSPTYALAFLVSPENRQGIFILGSIFLATTGAEALYSDMGQVGKRNIYGTWPFVYLMLMLSYLGQGAWMIRHADAPGVNRLVNPFYAMVPANWRLFAIGIATVAAIIASQALITGSYTLVHEAMGLKLLPRLRIKFPGNEISQLYISTVNWLLCGVTLSIVWFFRTSSNMEAAYGLAITITMLMTTLLLHAFLRQRGHRLVATVFVSAFGLLESLFLLASLAKFVHGGYVTLCLTLVILTVMVFWYYGNQRRSAHVEESERVSLLDFLPQLTALSRDDQVPLFATNLVYVGRVTPDHEIKRAVVYSILDQQPKRATVYWFVTVNEADTPYECSYTVETLGTDNVMDVQLYLGFKKPQRLNVYLRQIVNDLLATGVLPDQTPRYSSEPRRQVGNFKFVILNQQFQDLGAQDDLPAGDRLLIGGRLLLQRVSLSPQHWYGLEFSDVVEERVPLFIGHAPDRTLRRR
- a CDS encoding helix-turn-helix domain-containing protein yields the protein MFSAKIKQQVLTKYLQGKSPQKLMQEYGIKGSATIYQWLANFKLFGIPGLENHSEKTFYDYSFKIKVIKWRQTHHASYPATASHFRLKNPVTIWDWERKLIEGRLKPFKGRSLKVTDKSKDSKTLKQLQEENEILRIRVAYLEKLEALAQKKSQTKKKPS
- the rimM gene encoding ribosome maturation factor RimM (Essential for efficient processing of 16S rRNA), producing MAYYTVGTIVNTHGIKGEVRVVAITDFPESRFAVGSTLYAFQKGQSQPVKLTVASERPHKNFYLLSFAGKPSINDVEIYKQSTLKVTDDQLKDDQLQPGEYYYHQIVGLDVVTEDGEKLGTIKEILSPGANDVWVVDRPGKDDLLLPKIDQVVKNVDLDQHQVTVELMEGLE
- a CDS encoding IS3 family transposase, translating into MSNQEKAQLITELRCKFNVKLVVVLKAAKMSSSSYHDACHRKYQNTSSTLVEEVKKIRQNNPDYGYRTVTLALRNKGILVNHKAVLRIMRENNLLCTAFKRQTKKYNSYKGTVGKIARNRLNRNFKTNRPFQKIVTDVTEVRWGHQTVNERAYFTAYIDLYNGEILEWAISQHPTVKFVTDPLERLIVRRPKVPYRMTIHSDQGFQYQNCRYISILKEARVFQSMSRKATCLDNAVAESIFHILKVGTVHNHSYSSYQELAAAITEYVDYYNYHRIKTKLAGMSPVKYREHASQLVA
- a CDS encoding YhgE/Pip family protein, coding for MKHKLLTGGALAAGLVLPVVCAGLVIHSLWDPFGQTGQLPVAVVNEDRPVTYQGKRLAVGQQVVHQLKHNHKLGWKFLSAKEAATGMRHNRYYTVVTIPANFSQRATTVTSRHPQKMRLAYKTNDSLNYIGEIISQSGAAELNSAVKRAVTKAYALSMFDQIKASGRGFQTAAHGATQLKDGTVTLADGMNTYTTGVNKINNGLLQLTTKVQQLPTGVHRLSAGADQLSTGLRTLQAQTQPLASGVAQLSAGANQVSTGSSTLAGGLQQLTTKTSPLTSGVNRLNNGSAQVTAGLKKLNRQTGTLASGVVQLADGSQVLATSTTKYVNGVYQVHTGLQQLDTNGQTLADAVSKLSDGSSSLASQVAAGQAGVNRLGTAMTSLKDQAASGTATLQTQGDWLQQKLQTDLATLAGTLTNGSASSAKVQAVQATLTQLQDTATSTSTPKVSQAATKLKTAVAQLDQPQAASHSTGMTQAEIDAKVATVAKETKMTAAQKTAMTSALANAGQSQPTTTTRSNTTAAKSAVTAAANELAQASATATPSTSTTSKTVDTLKREVAALAPTDKTTPSTALLQVMQDAQQLKTLFTNITGAMTQQNQALNQLNSAVNTNDDALVKQYGTLVSGTQTLAGGLTQVNQKVPAFTTGVQQLLAGSQQLATNGPALVSGSQQLASGTAKFKGELPALTGGVTQLLNGSLTLTNGLDLLNGQLPALTGGMGQLVAGAGRLTTGTHQLSNGLSQLNGQVPALTAGVSKLANGGTQLSGGLQSLNQQAPQLVAGVNQLSTGSQKLAANTPKLMAGTQQLQRGNGKLATALQGGAKQVKATPLTTQTANMFASASTLAHERFSYVPNFGHAIAPFVVSLLTFLGLTGLVVWFDYRKQLHTPRQLANLTGWVLLQSLITSAGMAIMLHAAQPFTFMALTGLFALAVLVVELVLRFFIGRLAVLVIGVLFFLQLCVANGIFPVQTVKTLYAPLAKFLPVTYANLGLTQALSGTGISSAVLTMGITAAVVIILIGGALIGFKLMRPHATAIDDSRD
- the rplS gene encoding 50S ribosomal protein L19 translates to MRQNTLIAKINQEQLRDDVPDFRAGDTVRVHARIVEGTRERIQLFEGVVIKRKGAGIQATYTVRKMSNGVGVERIFPLHSPRVAKIDVIRQGRVRRAKLYYLRELNGKAARIPERRRN